A window from uncultured Anaeromusa sp. encodes these proteins:
- a CDS encoding ABC transporter permease, with protein MLRDVLQRCAGSCLVLLAIVTFTFFLMHAIPGGPFTGEKNLPPVVLAHLEAHYHLQDPLWKQYVDYLLNLAQLDLGPSFKYEGRSVNQIIAESFPVSLQLGASALVLALGAGIPLGCLGALRKNHWQDHGAMAVAIIGMSVPSFVLATLLVQVFAVQLGWLPAALWESPASLILPALSLAAYPLAFIARLTRSAMLEVLSQDYIRTARAKGLSLWGTVYRHALKNALLPVVTYLGPMAASILTGSFVVETIFALPGLGRHFITSIYNRDYTVILGVTVFYSVLVIVFNLIVDLLYPLLDPRIKRFEKGGN; from the coding sequence TTGCTACGTGACGTATTGCAGCGCTGCGCAGGGTCTTGCCTGGTGTTGCTGGCTATTGTTACTTTTACATTTTTTCTAATGCACGCCATTCCAGGCGGCCCGTTTACCGGGGAAAAGAATCTGCCGCCGGTGGTTTTAGCGCATCTGGAGGCGCACTACCATCTGCAAGACCCTTTGTGGAAGCAGTATGTTGATTACCTGCTGAATTTGGCGCAGCTGGATTTAGGGCCTTCCTTTAAATACGAGGGCCGCAGCGTCAACCAGATTATTGCCGAAAGCTTTCCAGTGTCTTTGCAGCTCGGCGCTAGCGCGCTGGTGCTGGCTTTGGGTGCGGGAATTCCCTTGGGCTGTCTGGGAGCTTTGCGCAAAAACCACTGGCAGGATCACGGGGCGATGGCCGTCGCGATTATCGGCATGTCCGTCCCCTCCTTCGTGCTGGCCACCTTGCTTGTGCAAGTTTTCGCGGTACAGTTGGGCTGGCTGCCGGCGGCGCTCTGGGAAAGTCCCGCCTCGCTCATTTTGCCAGCGCTTTCACTGGCCGCTTATCCTTTAGCGTTCATTGCCCGCCTGACACGCAGCGCCATGCTGGAGGTGCTGTCTCAAGACTACATCCGTACGGCCCGCGCTAAGGGCTTGAGCCTTTGGGGCACCGTTTACCGGCACGCTTTAAAAAACGCCCTCTTACCGGTAGTGACCTACCTCGGACCTATGGCGGCTTCCATTCTTACAGGCAGTTTTGTGGTGGAAACCATTTTCGCCCTGCCCGGCTTAGGCCGACATTTCATCACCAGCATTTATAACCGCGATTATACGGTCATTCTCGGCGTAACCGTATTTTATAGCGTTCTTGTCATTGTTTTTAATTTAATAGTCGATCTTTTATATCCGCTGCTGGACCCTCGTATTAAGCGCTTCGAGAAAGGTGGTAACTGA
- a CDS encoding pyridoxal phosphate-dependent aminotransferase → MKTAERVNRLGIENAFEVLKEVQKLEAQGKQIISFAIGEPDFDTPEHIKEACVQALRHNRTHYSPSAGILPLRQAIADYIGRTRQISAAPENVVVTPGGKPIIYYSIHALVDPGDEVIYPNPGFPIYESVIRFVGGVPIPAPLLEEKGFSLDVEHLETLITPKTKLIILNSPQNPTGGLIPLEDLKRIAELAIRHDLWVLSDEVYSRLIYEGEFASIASLPGMQERTIILDGFSKTYAMTGWRLGYGVMNKDLAELVSRLVTNCESCTNTFIQDAAVAALTGPQEEVASMVQELRERRDLIVDGLNAIPGFSCRAPGGAFYAFPNVTEACGIYGFRDAKELQQYLLYEGHVAVLPRTSFGQRHAFETEEYLRFSYATSPETIREGLARIRKALERR, encoded by the coding sequence ATGAAAACAGCAGAACGGGTTAACCGGCTGGGCATTGAGAATGCCTTTGAGGTTTTAAAGGAAGTTCAAAAGCTGGAAGCCCAAGGAAAACAGATCATCAGCTTCGCCATTGGCGAGCCTGATTTTGACACGCCGGAGCATATTAAGGAAGCCTGTGTTCAGGCGCTCCGTCATAACCGTACCCACTATAGCCCTTCCGCAGGTATTTTACCCTTGCGCCAGGCTATTGCCGACTATATCGGCCGCACGCGACAGATTTCGGCAGCGCCGGAGAATGTGGTAGTCACCCCTGGAGGCAAGCCAATTATTTACTACAGCATTCACGCCTTGGTCGATCCCGGAGACGAGGTCATTTATCCCAACCCCGGCTTCCCCATCTATGAGTCGGTGATTCGCTTTGTCGGCGGCGTCCCCATACCGGCGCCGCTTTTAGAAGAAAAAGGATTTTCACTAGATGTGGAGCATCTAGAAACGCTGATTACCCCTAAGACAAAATTAATCATCCTCAACAGCCCCCAAAATCCCACCGGCGGTCTCATCCCACTTGAGGATTTAAAACGCATCGCCGAATTGGCCATTCGCCATGACCTTTGGGTGCTTTCCGACGAGGTCTACAGCCGCCTAATCTATGAAGGAGAGTTTGCCAGCATCGCCTCGCTCCCAGGCATGCAGGAACGCACCATTATCCTGGACGGTTTTTCCAAAACCTACGCCATGACCGGTTGGCGTCTGGGGTACGGCGTCATGAACAAGGACTTGGCGGAACTCGTAAGCCGTCTTGTTACCAACTGCGAATCCTGCACCAATACCTTCATTCAAGACGCCGCTGTTGCGGCTTTGACCGGCCCCCAAGAAGAGGTTGCTTCTATGGTGCAAGAGCTGCGCGAGCGCCGAGATCTGATTGTAGACGGCCTCAACGCCATCCCCGGCTTTAGCTGCCGCGCTCCTGGCGGCGCGTTTTACGCGTTTCCTAATGTGACCGAAGCCTGCGGTATCTACGGCTTCCGAGACGCCAAGGAGCTGCAGCAGTATTTACTGTACGAAGGCCATGTGGCGGTCCTGCCGCGCACGTCCTTCGGCCAGCGCCATGCCTTTGAGACTGAGGAATACCTGCGTTTTTCCTATGCGACTTCGCCGGAGACAATCCGCGAGGGGTTAGCTCGTATCCGCAAGGCATTGGAGAGACGCTGA
- a CDS encoding nitroreductase family protein, giving the protein MIRDFWQAVKGRRTYYSLAKESQIGEERLRSIIENAVLHTPTAFNSQSGRVLVVTGAQQNALWDIVEAALRKIVPADAFGPTEEKIAAFRKAYGSVLFFEDQDVVKGLQEKFPLYKDNFPIWSQQASGMLQFVVWTALEEVGFGASLQHYGALIEEEVRQRWSLPESWSLIAQMPFGKPEAKPGEKEFLSLDGRVRFSN; this is encoded by the coding sequence ATGATTCGAGATTTTTGGCAAGCAGTGAAAGGAAGAAGAACCTATTATAGCCTGGCAAAAGAAAGCCAGATTGGTGAGGAGCGGCTGCGTAGTATTATCGAGAATGCTGTGCTCCATACGCCGACGGCTTTTAACTCCCAAAGCGGGCGCGTGCTAGTTGTGACCGGAGCGCAGCAGAATGCGCTGTGGGACATTGTCGAAGCGGCGCTGCGCAAGATTGTGCCGGCCGATGCATTCGGACCTACGGAAGAAAAAATTGCCGCTTTTCGTAAAGCCTATGGTTCCGTTCTCTTCTTTGAAGACCAAGACGTTGTAAAAGGCTTGCAGGAAAAGTTTCCTTTGTATAAAGATAACTTTCCCATCTGGTCTCAGCAGGCTTCCGGCATGCTGCAATTTGTCGTCTGGACGGCGCTTGAGGAAGTTGGCTTTGGGGCATCGCTGCAGCACTACGGCGCGCTGATTGAAGAAGAAGTACGCCAGCGCTGGAGCCTGCCGGAAAGCTGGAGCCTTATTGCGCAAATGCCTTTTGGCAAGCCAGAGGCCAAACCGGGAGAAAAAGAATTCCTGTCTCTCGACGGCCGGGTGCGATTCTCCAACTAG